From one Streptomyces sp. SCSIO 30461 genomic stretch:
- a CDS encoding GTP 3',8-cyclase MoaA, which produces MPTTRHHDLAAAFAATGRNHPYLAFTLNSLCNLDCVFCKPRCMPDYGHKERPLTVSDYAAIAAEAGAWKIRKAHCSGGEPTLRADILDVIAGLADGLGADAAIGMTSHGNLRRGLSVRKLHSAGLTYLNLSLHSLDPDRSAEIMGGGDPRITRRTLDTALALGLRVKINCVLQRTYLDDAFAVAELARELPIAVRLIELQNIGPAQALFDTEFINEAEVRARLHEWFANAGEVRRDELGVRSPGQYLRPDGWAGSIGFISNSSCATCSDANRIKITPTGVARPCILHNRDIPLKPHLADGTLGDAFAHLFQAMLDRNTNDAWQGFHYVDYDLRWDRMERPEGTPVLPLLPLLTTNEAQPACARASTGER; this is translated from the coding sequence ATGCCCACCACGCGCCACCACGACCTCGCCGCCGCCTTCGCCGCGACCGGCCGCAACCACCCCTACCTGGCCTTCACCCTGAACTCGCTCTGCAACCTGGACTGCGTGTTCTGCAAGCCGCGTTGTATGCCGGACTACGGGCACAAAGAACGTCCGCTGACCGTCTCCGATTACGCGGCCATCGCCGCCGAGGCCGGCGCCTGGAAGATCAGGAAGGCGCACTGCTCCGGCGGGGAGCCGACCCTCCGGGCGGACATCCTCGACGTGATCGCGGGCCTGGCCGACGGCCTCGGGGCCGACGCCGCGATCGGCATGACCAGCCACGGCAACCTGCGCCGTGGTCTGAGCGTCCGGAAGCTCCACAGCGCCGGCCTGACGTACCTCAACCTCAGCCTGCACAGCCTCGACCCCGACCGGTCCGCCGAGATCATGGGCGGCGGCGACCCTCGCATCACCCGGCGCACCCTCGACACCGCCCTCGCTCTCGGCCTGCGCGTGAAGATCAACTGTGTTCTCCAGCGCACCTACCTGGATGACGCCTTCGCCGTGGCCGAGCTCGCCCGCGAACTGCCCATCGCCGTCCGGCTGATCGAACTCCAGAACATCGGCCCCGCCCAGGCGCTCTTCGACACCGAGTTCATCAACGAGGCCGAGGTCCGCGCCCGCCTCCACGAGTGGTTCGCGAACGCCGGCGAGGTCCGCAGGGACGAGCTCGGGGTCCGCAGCCCCGGGCAGTACCTCCGCCCGGACGGCTGGGCGGGCTCGATCGGCTTCATCTCCAACTCCAGCTGCGCCACCTGCTCCGACGCCAACCGCATCAAGATCACACCCACGGGCGTGGCCCGCCCCTGCATCCTCCACAACCGCGACATCCCTCTGAAGCCCCACCTGGCCGACGGCACCCTCGGCGACGCCTTCGCCCACCTCTTCCAGGCCATGCTCGACCGCAACACCAACGACGCCTGGCAGGGCTTCCACTACGTCGACTACGACCTGCGCTGGGATCGGATGGAACGCCCCGAAGGCACCCCAGTCCTGCCCCTGCTCCCCCTTCTCACCACGAACGAGGCGCAGCCCGCCTGCGCCCGCGCGTCCACCGGGGAGCGGTGA
- a CDS encoding D-2-hydroxyacid dehydrogenase — MNRPTVLISLESPHSFWRLSAEHERSLRAAFPGVEFRTATEEAVPHRLAEAHVYFGWMFKPSWLFGAPHLRWIASPAAGTDHLPVAEAHSVGVALTRSYGFHGRPMAEHAMGMVLGFSRGLFMSQLAQRNRTWWKDDLAEEFFDLAGATITIVGCGSIGGHLARAARSFGMDVIGVRRTPPMAADGGITWMHTSAVHKAVAVADVVVDLLPANRATDRFFDHDLFTAFKPKSVFLNLGRAATVDQAALLATLNAGHLRGAALDVFDPKPLPARHPLRLHPRVVLTPKSSTLSRTYMNEAVTFFADNLRRYLTDQPLNGLAEVPVARSPFVGG; from the coding sequence ATGAACCGGCCGACGGTGTTGATCAGCCTGGAGTCCCCGCACTCCTTTTGGCGGTTGTCCGCCGAACACGAGCGTTCCCTGCGTGCCGCCTTCCCCGGTGTCGAGTTCCGCACGGCGACCGAGGAGGCCGTGCCGCACCGCCTGGCTGAGGCGCACGTCTATTTCGGCTGGATGTTCAAGCCGTCGTGGCTGTTCGGGGCGCCTCACCTGAGGTGGATCGCCTCTCCGGCCGCCGGCACCGACCATCTGCCCGTCGCCGAGGCCCACTCGGTCGGGGTGGCTCTGACTCGCTCGTACGGGTTCCACGGCAGGCCCATGGCCGAGCACGCCATGGGGATGGTCCTGGGCTTCTCACGCGGGCTGTTCATGAGCCAGCTCGCCCAGCGGAACCGGACCTGGTGGAAGGACGACCTGGCCGAGGAGTTCTTCGACCTGGCAGGGGCGACGATCACCATCGTCGGCTGCGGCAGTATCGGCGGACACCTCGCTCGTGCGGCCCGCTCCTTCGGGATGGATGTCATCGGCGTACGGCGGACGCCGCCGATGGCCGCCGATGGCGGGATCACATGGATGCACACGTCGGCGGTGCACAAGGCGGTCGCCGTCGCCGACGTGGTGGTCGATCTGCTGCCCGCCAACCGGGCCACGGACCGGTTCTTCGACCACGACCTCTTCACGGCGTTCAAGCCGAAGTCCGTCTTCCTCAACCTCGGCCGCGCGGCGACCGTCGACCAGGCAGCCCTCCTGGCCACCCTCAACGCCGGCCACCTTCGCGGCGCCGCCCTGGACGTCTTCGACCCGAAACCGCTGCCCGCCCGCCATCCCCTGCGACTCCACCCCCGGGTCGTCCTCACCCCGAAGAGTTCCACGCTCAGCCGCACGTACATGAACGAGGCGGTCACGTTCTTCGCCGACAACCTGCGCCGCTACCTCACCGACCAGCCGCTCAACGGCCTGGCCGAGGTACCCGTTGCCCGCTCTCCCTTCGTAGGAGGCTGA